In Desulfobulbus oralis, one DNA window encodes the following:
- a CDS encoding DMT family transporter, producing MAKYWIFLFAGILCEVLGTTGMRALVFSHPMSSQASATIGIVISYFCVSRAVEKIPMGLAYAIWSGLGTGGVSFLSFLLFGEAMPPLKIFGLLCVVVGMIVINLDKTARSDG from the coding sequence ATGGCAAAGTACTGGATTTTCCTCTTTGCCGGCATTCTGTGTGAGGTCCTGGGCACAACGGGCATGCGGGCGCTGGTCTTCAGTCATCCCATGAGCAGCCAGGCATCGGCGACCATTGGCATCGTCATTTCCTACTTCTGCGTTTCCCGGGCTGTGGAAAAAATTCCAATGGGGCTTGCCTACGCCATCTGGTCCGGGCTGGGAACCGGGGGCGTATCTTTCCTGAGTTTTCTGCTCTTCGGCGAGGCCATGCCGCCGCTTAAGATATTCGGCCTCCTTTGTGTGGTTGTCGGCATGATCGTCATCAATTTGGACAAAACGGCCCGCAGCGATGGGTGA
- a CDS encoding DMT family transporter — protein MGEHALFSSGMLGAFLWLMGAVATDMVAIYALVRCQGFRQSFWTCLSIAMIFLSFMCMRRVVLVIPLGVAYALWCVFGIFGTIIMGLVAFRQRLSGQSLIGIVLLTTGIICMALS, from the coding sequence ATGGGTGAGCATGCGCTCTTCAGCTCCGGGATGCTGGGTGCTTTTCTCTGGCTCATGGGCGCCGTGGCTACGGACATGGTCGCCATCTATGCACTGGTGCGCTGCCAGGGTTTCCGCCAGTCCTTCTGGACCTGCCTGTCCATTGCCATGATCTTCCTTTCTTTCATGTGCATGCGGCGGGTGGTACTGGTTATTCCATTGGGTGTGGCCTATGCCCTGTGGTGCGTGTTCGGCATCTTCGGCACAATCATCATGGGTCTGGTCGCATTCAGGCAGAGGCTCTCCGGGCAAAGCCTTATCGGCATCGTTCTGCTGACAACAGGCATCATCTGTATGGCCCTTTCCTGA
- the cutD gene encoding choline TMA-lyase-activating enzyme translates to MPAQTTARIFNIQRYSIYDGPGVRSLVFFQGCPLQCLWCSNPEGQSSQTKLLYRSSRCVHCGLCVNACPEGLHAPVGSPARHAVAHQGCTGCGACVRACPEQALALSGEEKTLDDILDIVLTDRDFYETSDGGLTLGGGEPLLQWQAAAVLLRACRAEGINTAMETSGHAAPDIVRQLAPHVDLFLYDLKHMEPAQHKKLTGVDNALILANLSWLLNNDCKVRVRMPLVNGCNTNMDEMRARVAFLEPWKETPNFLGVDLLPYHRMGVGKYVQLGMAYTLDAGAVVSERDLTAIQALFRDAGMNVAIIRH, encoded by the coding sequence ACGGGCCCGGCGTGCGGTCACTGGTCTTTTTCCAGGGCTGCCCGCTGCAGTGTCTTTGGTGCTCCAATCCCGAAGGGCAGAGTTCCCAGACGAAGCTGCTCTACAGATCGAGCCGCTGCGTCCATTGCGGTTTGTGCGTGAACGCCTGCCCGGAAGGGCTGCATGCCCCCGTTGGCTCGCCAGCGCGGCACGCCGTGGCACACCAGGGATGCACAGGCTGCGGCGCCTGCGTGCGGGCATGTCCGGAACAGGCGCTCGCCCTGAGCGGCGAAGAGAAAACGCTTGACGACATTCTGGATATCGTCCTAACGGATCGGGATTTTTACGAAACATCTGACGGCGGGCTGACCCTGGGCGGCGGTGAACCCCTGCTGCAGTGGCAGGCCGCTGCGGTCCTGCTCAGGGCCTGTCGCGCGGAAGGCATCAATACCGCCATGGAGACCTCAGGCCATGCTGCCCCGGATATTGTCCGGCAGCTCGCTCCCCACGTCGACCTGTTCCTGTATGATCTCAAGCATATGGAACCAGCGCAGCACAAAAAGCTAACCGGTGTCGACAATGCCCTCATTCTGGCCAATCTGTCTTGGCTTTTGAATAATGACTGCAAGGTGCGGGTGCGCATGCCACTCGTCAATGGCTGCAATACGAATATGGACGAGATGCGGGCCCGGGTCGCCTTCCTTGAGCCCTGGAAGGAAACGCCCAATTTTCTTGGAGTGGATCTCCTGCCCTATCATCGGATGGGGGTGGGCAAGTATGTGCAGCTCGGCATGGCATACACGCTGGACGCAGGCGCTGTGGTGAGCGAAAGGGATCTGACGGCCATTCAGGCGCTTTTCCGCGATGCCGGCATGAACGTGGCGATCATCCGGCACTAG